A DNA window from Sandaracinaceae bacterium contains the following coding sequences:
- a CDS encoding lactoylglutathione lyase family protein: MTTPYPRTFSHIGISVPDLEAAVEFYASVMGWYVIMEPTDVVEDDSPIGKMCTDVFGPGWERFRIAHLSTGDRIGVELFQFRDQVNPEDNFEYWKTGVFHFCVQDPNVEELAERIVAAGGKRRMEKPRYYYPGEKPYRMIYMEDPFGNIVEIYSHSYELIYSEGAY, translated from the coding sequence ATGACCACCCCCTACCCCCGCACCTTCTCGCACATCGGCATCTCGGTCCCGGACCTCGAGGCGGCCGTCGAGTTCTACGCGTCCGTGATGGGCTGGTACGTGATCATGGAGCCGACCGACGTCGTCGAGGACGACAGCCCCATCGGCAAGATGTGCACGGACGTCTTCGGCCCGGGCTGGGAGCGCTTTCGCATCGCGCATCTCTCGACCGGGGACCGCATCGGGGTCGAGCTGTTCCAGTTCCGCGACCAGGTGAACCCCGAGGACAACTTCGAGTACTGGAAGACCGGCGTCTTCCACTTCTGCGTGCAGGACCCGAACGTGGAGGAGCTCGCGGAGAGGATCGTCGCCGCGGGCGGCAAGAGGCGCATGGAGAAGCCGCGCTACTACTACCCGGGCGAGAAGCCCTACCGGATGATCTACATGGAAGATCCGTTCGGGAACATCGTCGAGATCTACAGCCACAGCTACGAGCTCATCTACAGCGAGGGCGCTTACTGA
- a CDS encoding type 1 glutamine amidotransferase domain-containing protein, which yields MPKILMILTSHDELGDTGDKTGFWLEEFAAPYYVLTDAGMDVTLASPAGGQPPLDPKSDSEDAQTESTRRLEDDAGAQEALANTTELSAIDPDDFDAVFYPGGHGPMWDLAESEDSRRLIETFARSDRPIGAVCHAPAIFRHTETPEGKPLVAGRRVTGFTNGEEEGVGLTDVVPFLLEDMLKEKGARYEKGDDWGEHVVVDGKLVTGQNPASSEKAARELLKLL from the coding sequence GTGCCCAAGATTCTGATGATCCTCACCTCCCACGACGAGCTGGGTGACACCGGCGACAAGACCGGCTTCTGGCTCGAGGAGTTCGCGGCGCCGTACTACGTGCTGACCGACGCGGGGATGGACGTCACCCTCGCGTCGCCCGCGGGCGGCCAGCCGCCGCTCGACCCGAAGAGCGACTCCGAGGACGCGCAGACCGAGTCGACGCGTCGGCTCGAGGACGACGCCGGCGCGCAGGAGGCCCTGGCGAACACGACCGAGCTCTCGGCGATCGACCCGGACGACTTCGACGCGGTCTTCTATCCGGGCGGGCACGGCCCGATGTGGGACCTCGCCGAGAGCGAGGACAGCCGCCGTCTCATCGAGACCTTCGCGCGGAGCGACCGGCCCATCGGCGCCGTGTGCCACGCGCCCGCCATCTTCCGCCACACCGAGACGCCCGAGGGGAAGCCGCTCGTGGCGGGCCGGCGGGTCACCGGGTTCACCAACGGCGAGGAGGAGGGGGTCGGCCTCACCGACGTCGTGCCTTTCCTCCTGGAAGACATGCTGAAGGAGAAGGGCGCGCGCTACGAGAAGGGTGACGACTGGGGTGAGCACGTGGTCGTCGACGGCAAGCTGGTCACCGGCCAGAACCCGGCCTCCTCCGAGAAGGCGGCGCGAGAGCTGTTGAAGCTGCTCTGA
- a CDS encoding thiolase family protein — translation MTKVVIIDAVRSAVGRAHKGSLANTRPDEMAGQVIRGLMARNPGVKPELVEDVVLGCAMPEGEQGLNIARVAGFLGGLPEETSAFTINRFCSSGLQAIANAAGHILMGSHDVAVAGGVESMTMVPMTGNKLSASPEAQEKYASVYTPMGITAENVATRFEISREDQDQFAFESQMKAKKALESGAFQEEIVPVKAIRYKNGERVESDFTVDELPRPQTTLEGLGQLRPAFSVKGSVTAGNASPLSDGAAASLVMSDAKAKELGLTPLATFERFVTVGVDPSIMGIGPLPAVKKLLEKTGLTIDDIDLVEMNEAFASQSLYCKRQLGIPDEKLNVHGGAIALGHPLGCTGAKLTATALHELKRRGGKRAIVTMCIGGGMGAAGLFVRD, via the coding sequence ATGACGAAGGTCGTAATCATCGATGCGGTCCGGTCCGCGGTGGGCCGGGCACACAAGGGTTCGCTCGCGAACACCCGCCCCGACGAGATGGCCGGGCAGGTCATCCGCGGGCTCATGGCGCGCAACCCGGGCGTGAAGCCCGAGCTGGTCGAGGACGTGGTCCTCGGCTGCGCGATGCCGGAGGGCGAGCAGGGCCTCAACATCGCGCGCGTGGCCGGCTTCCTGGGGGGCCTCCCCGAGGAGACGAGCGCGTTCACCATCAACCGCTTCTGTTCGAGCGGCCTGCAGGCCATCGCGAACGCGGCGGGGCACATCCTCATGGGCAGCCACGACGTCGCGGTCGCGGGCGGCGTCGAGTCCATGACCATGGTGCCGATGACGGGCAACAAGCTCAGCGCCTCGCCCGAGGCGCAGGAGAAGTACGCCAGCGTCTACACCCCCATGGGCATCACGGCCGAGAACGTCGCCACGCGCTTCGAGATCAGCCGCGAGGACCAGGACCAGTTCGCCTTCGAGAGCCAGATGAAGGCCAAGAAGGCGCTCGAGTCCGGCGCGTTCCAGGAGGAGATCGTCCCCGTCAAGGCGATTCGCTACAAGAACGGCGAGCGCGTGGAGAGCGACTTCACCGTCGACGAGCTCCCGCGGCCGCAGACCACGCTCGAGGGCCTCGGCCAGCTCCGGCCGGCGTTCTCGGTCAAGGGCAGCGTCACCGCGGGCAACGCCTCGCCGCTCAGCGACGGAGCCGCGGCCTCGCTCGTGATGAGCGACGCCAAGGCGAAGGAGCTGGGGCTGACACCGCTGGCCACCTTCGAGCGCTTCGTCACCGTGGGCGTCGACCCGTCGATCATGGGCATCGGCCCGCTGCCGGCGGTGAAGAAGCTCCTCGAGAAGACGGGGCTGACCATCGACGACATCGATCTCGTCGAGATGAACGAGGCGTTCGCGTCGCAGTCTCTGTACTGCAAGCGGCAGCTCGGCATCCCCGACGAGAAGCTGAACGTGCACGGCGGGGCCATCGCGCTCGGCCACCCGCTCGGATGCACCGGCGCCAAGCTCACCGCCACCGCGCTCCACGAGCTGAAGCGCCGCGGCGGCAAGCGGGCCATCGTCACGATGTGCATCGGCGGCGGCATGGGCGCGGCCGGGCTGTTCGTCCGCGACTGA